One window from the genome of Aminivibrio pyruvatiphilus encodes:
- a CDS encoding ferritin, with the protein MISKKIEDAFNDQINAELYSAYIYLSMSAYLNSVDLNGMAHWMKVQAEEEVEHAMKFSSYIVERGGRVKYKAIECPQEEWASALEVFKGAYEHERYVTRRINDLMDLAVAEKDYASQVFLQWFVSEQVEEEAHADEIVKKLEMIGEGRHGMYMLDKELGGREAD; encoded by the coding sequence ATTGAAGACGCATTCAACGACCAGATCAACGCTGAACTGTATTCTGCCTATATTTATCTCTCCATGTCTGCATATCTGAACTCGGTGGACCTGAACGGCATGGCCCACTGGATGAAAGTCCAGGCAGAGGAAGAAGTGGAACATGCAATGAAATTCTCCTCCTATATCGTCGAGCGGGGCGGACGGGTTAAATATAAGGCCATAGAATGTCCCCAGGAGGAATGGGCTTCCGCTCTTGAAGTCTTCAAGGGAGCCTATGAGCATGAGCGGTATGTCACCAGGCGGATCAACGACCTCATGGATCTTGCTGTGGCCGAAAAGGACTATGCAAGCCAGGTCTTTCTCCAGTGGTTCGTCAGCGAACAGGTCGAGGAAGAGGCTCATGCCGACGAGATCGTGAAAAAGCTGGAGATGATAGGAGAAGGCAGGCACGGCATGTACATGCTTGACAAGGAGCTTGGGGGAAGAGAAGCGGACTAG